The region ACTGAAATGTTTGGAAAAGAATACGCCTTGGAAAATCCAAGGTTCTTCAAGACTAAATCAAAGGGAGCGCAGGAAGCGCACGAAGCTATCCGCCCCGCTTATCCGGAAAAAACTCCCGACGAACTTCCCAAGTCATTGGATGAAAAAGAAATAAAATTATACCGGCTTATTTGGACCAGGATGCTCGCTTCCCAGATGCAACCGGCGACAATGAACTCAGTGCGGGCTGACATTGAAGCAATAGGCAAAAAAAATAAGTATCTTCTGCGCGCCAACGGTTCAACCATCAAATTTGACGGATATCTGAAACTTTATGGAGACAAGATTCCAGTTAGCGAAAACCTTCTTCCCAAAATGAAGGTTGGAGATAAATTAAGCCTGGTAAGCGCCGACTCCGAACAAAAATCAACCACTCCTCCTCCGCGTTACACCGAAGCCGCCTTGGTGAAAGTTCTGGAAGAAAATGGAATCGGCAGACCTTCAACCTATGCTCCGACTATTTCAACCATCATCGACCGGAAATACGTCGAAAAAAATGAAGAAAAAAAATTGATTCCCCTTGAGATTGGATTTTTGGTAAATGACATTTTGGTGGAACATTTTCCGGAAATTGTGAATATGCAGTTTACCGCCAATGTAGAAGAAGAATTTGACGAAATCGCCGAAGGGAAAAAAGAATGGGTTCCGGTTATTCGCGCTTTTTACGGGCCATTCAACAAAAACCTTAAGAAAAAAACTAAAGATGTAAAAAGAGAAGACATTTTGGAAAAATTGGAAAAGAAATGCCCGGAATGCGGGGGCGATCTTTTGGTAAAATTCGGAAGATTTGGAAAATTCATCGCTTGTGTAAACTTCCCCAGCTGCCGATACACCGAAAAAACGGAAGCGGAAAAGAAGGTGGAAGAAGAAAATTCCGGAATAATTTGCGATAAATGCGGAGCGCCGATGGTAGTAAAAAGAGGAAGATTTGGAGCGTTTTTGGGATGTTCCAGATATCCTGATTGCAAGGGCATACAGAGAATAGAAAATAAAACCGGACTCAAATGCCCGAAATGCGGCGTCGGCGACATTGTGGAACGAAAATCCAAGCGCGGAAAAATGTTCTATGGATGCAGCAGTTATCCAAAATGCGATTTCGCCCTTTGGAGCAAACCAACCGGAGAAAAATGTCCAACGTGTGGAGCATTATTAGTTTTTGCCCCGAAAGGAATCGTCCGATGTTCGAGTAAGGAATGCAAGTTTGAGAAATAATTTTCAATTATCAATGATCAATTTACAATGAATTTTCAATGAATTAATTTTCAAAT is a window of Parcubacteria group bacterium DNA encoding:
- the topA gene encoding type I DNA topoisomerase gives rise to the protein MRLIIVESPTKAKTISKFLGKGYNVKSSYGHVRDLPTSVMGIDIEHNFEPKYVIPKKAKDKVAILKSAAEEADEIVLATDEDREGEAIAWHLISALGLDKKKSKKYERIAFHEITKTAIEKALEHPRDLDINLVDAQQARRVLDRLVGYELSPFLWSKIKKGLSAGRVQSVALRIITEREREIEKFKKEDFWTITAKLKKEDDQFGSNLLEKNGEKVEETITLKLFAGDYKTKKTIIKNEKDAKEITDELKSSSFAIKDIEEKETLRSPSAPFTTSTLQQSAINTLGFSAKVAMMAAQRLYEQGFITYMRTDSVNLSLESMIAARKAITEMFGKEYALENPRFFKTKSKGAQEAHEAIRPAYPEKTPDELPKSLDEKEIKLYRLIWTRMLASQMQPATMNSVRADIEAIGKKNKYLLRANGSTIKFDGYLKLYGDKIPVSENLLPKMKVGDKLSLVSADSEQKSTTPPPRYTEAALVKVLEENGIGRPSTYAPTISTIIDRKYVEKNEEKKLIPLEIGFLVNDILVEHFPEIVNMQFTANVEEEFDEIAEGKKEWVPVIRAFYGPFNKNLKKKTKDVKREDILEKLEKKCPECGGDLLVKFGRFGKFIACVNFPSCRYTEKTEAEKKVEEENSGIICDKCGAPMVVKRGRFGAFLGCSRYPDCKGIQRIENKTGLKCPKCGVGDIVERKSKRGKMFYGCSSYPKCDFALWSKPTGEKCPTCGALLVFAPKGIVRCSSKECKFEK